The following is a genomic window from Aminivibrio sp..
TTCCGTAGCAGTCTTCAGGGCGGCAGGGGCTTTCCTCGGTAAAGGGTTCATCGATAGGGGTTTCTTCACCCACGGCTTTAATGGAACTGAGATAGATGAATTTTTTTACGCCGAGATCCTTGGAAGCTTCAAGAAGCGCCTTTGTGATATCGACATTGATGTGCCGGTAGGAGGGCAATGCGGACGGATTCCCCGCGTCTGCTGCGTGGGTTTTAGCGATCAAGTGGACGACGGTTTCACATTCTGCCTTCTCGAGGGCCTTTCTCCAGGCTTCAACTGAGAAGGGATCGCCGAGATCGTTTCTTGTTGGAGCAATTACTTCGTATCCTTTGCCTGTTAAGTGGTTCTTCAGATGCCCCCCCACAAAACCCGTTGTTCCTGTGATGAAGACTTTTTTCATGATTCTTTACCTGCCTCTTTGGATGTAATGGAAGAAAAACGGCGATAGAGTTGTAACCATAGTACTCCAAGAAGGCCATAAATTGTCGCGAACAACAGAAAAATATAGTGCGAGAAAAAGAATGCTGCAAGCGAGGCACAGAACCCTAACAGGAGAGCGATGATCGTCACGGAAGAGTGCCTGAATCCCGCCTTGATGAACTGCTGGTACAGATGGTCCCGATGGGCTTCCGACAGGCGCTTTCGCCTTCTTGCGCGCATGATCAGGGTGAGGGTGGCGTCCACGGCAAAGACGGAGACGAGTACGGCCCAGGTGAGGAGCGGCACTGTATTGGTATTCTCGGTGTAAAGGGCGAAGCAGAAGAAGGTGAAGCCCAGGAAGCCGCTGCCGGCGTCGCCCATGAAGACTTTTGCGGGTGACCAGTTCCAGATTAGAAAACCGAGCACCGAGGCAGCCAGGGCGAAAAGGGCAAAAGAGACGGGGGTACCTTTCGTGAGAAAGGCGCCTGTCGATGCCGCGAGGACCGCTTCACCAGCAGCTAGACCGTCGATGCCGTCCATGAAGTTGTAGAGGTTCACCATCCATACGCCGCCGATAAATGCGAGAACGTGCCCTATATAGCCGAGAGGCAGGGTGGCGAACCCAAGGGAGAGGGAGAGCATTCCTCCCAGGTGATACAGGGCCCAGAGCACAGCTATGCTGTGGACGCCGAGGCGTTTCCAGGCGGGAAGGGTTTTTCGGTCGTCACTCCACCCGACGGCAGCGACGGCCAGACCCCCTCCGGAGAGGGCGAGCCAGAGGGATGCTTCCCTCGGGAAAATAAAGGGGCACAGGAGAATAACGGCAAGAAAAAGAGCGACGAAAATCACTCCTCCGCCCCGGGGAGTAGGCAGCGTGTGGGAGCTGCGCTCGTTGGGGATGTCGAGGATGGCTTCCTGCCGGGCGTAGTTGATGTAGAGTTTTGTCCCGACGCAGGAGAGGAGAGCCAGACCGGAAAAAAACACGAGAGAAAAAAATGTCATTTCCCGTTCTCCTCCCTGCAGAACCGGCAATGGGGTATGAGTTTCCCCAGCTTTTCCCTTATTGCCCTGCCGTTTTCTTCTTCCGCCGCTTGCCGGAGTTCCTCCAGAAGTTCCGGCATGTCGGCGGGGAGGCCGTTGTTCCGGGCCACGAAGATTTTCTTGAACCGGGAGGTTTCCGTGCCTTCCTCGGCGGTGAGGAGTTCCTCGAAGAGTTTTTCACCCGGGCGGATGCCCGAGAAGACGATGTCGATGTCGGTGCCGGGCTCGAAGCCTGAGAGGCGGATGAGGTCCGATGCAAGGTCGATGATCTTGACCGGCTGCCCCATGTCCAGCACGAAGACGGAGCCGTTCCGCTTCATTCCTCCCGCCTGGAGTACGAGCTGGGCTGCCTCGGGGATGGTCATGAAGTACCGGGTCATCTCCGGATGGGTGACGGTAACGGGGCCGCCCCGGCGGATCTGCTCCTTGAAGGTGGGGATGACGCTGCCCCTGCTGCCCAGCACGTTGCCGAACCGGACGGAGACGAAGGCCTGTCCCGGAAGGGCTTTTTCGGCCGCCGAGCGGACGATCATTTCGGCAACCCGCTTGGAGGCGCCCATGACGGAGGTGGGGTTCACTGCCTTGTCGGTAGAGATGTTGACGAAGACCTCCACGGCGTGCTCCAGGGCGAGTTCGGCCAGGTTTTGGGTGCCGAAGACGTTATTCAGGATGGCCTCCTCGGGGTTCTCCTCCATGAGGGGGACGTGCTTGTGGGCCGCCGCGTGAAAGACCACCCGGGGGGAGTGGGCCTCGAAGATCCGCCGCAGGCGCTCCCGGTTCCGCACGTCGGACACCACGGTGGTGATGTTGCGGACGTGATGGATGTTCCGGAGCTCCTGCTCGATCTGGAAGAGGCTGTTCTCCCCCCGCCCCAGGAGGATGATGTGCCGGGGCTCGAAGGGGAGGATCTGCCGGACGATCTCGCTGCCGATGGATCCGCCCGCGCCGGTGACGAGGACCACGCGGCCGGTGATGTACCCGGCGATCTCGTCCAGGTCCAGCCGGACGGGGTCGCGGTTGAGGAGGTCTTCCACCTCCACGTCCCGGATGCTGGAGATGGAGACCTTGCCCGAGAGGACTTCCCATATTCCGGGGATGATCCGCGCAGGTATTTCGGCCTTCCGGGCCGTTTCGAGGATGGACCGGATGGCGTCGCCCATGACGGAGGGGATGGCGATGAGGATTTCGTCCACCGACTGGCCCCGGGCGACGGCGGCGAGGCGTTTTACCGGGCCGAAGACGGGGTAGCCCACGAAGGTGGTGTTCCACTTTCCGGGATCGTCGTCGAGGAAGCCCACGGGGGTGAGGCAGGACTCGGGATGGCGGAGCATCTCCCGGACGATCATGGTGCCGGCGTCACCGGCGCCGATGACGAGGACCCGCTTGTTCTGGCCCCTGCCTTTCCTGCGGACGTTCCCTTCGAGGAAGAGGCGGACCAGCAGGCGGGCGGCTCCCCAGGAGAGAAGCAGCAGCATGCCGTCGATGAGGGGGATGCTGCGGGGGATGCGGTAATAGGGCGACAGGAGGAAGGCCGCCGTGGAGGAGAGAAGGGTGAAGGCGGCGACGGCCTTGCCGAGGCGGGTAAGGTCCCGGACGCCGATGCTCCGCCAGGACTGCCTGAAGAGGCCGAAGCCGAGGATTAATGCAACCTTGATGGCCAGGCTGAGGAGGATGTAGAAGACTTCGCTCCGTTGATAGAGCTTCGGGATCGGAAGGTCGAGGCGCAGCGCAAATGCCCCCCACGACGCGGCGGCGGCGAGGGCGAGGTCGATGGCGAATTTGATCAGGAGGGTTTTTCTGGGCCCCGGCTTTGTAAGCATTTCGGCGGTTGTTGTTTATTTAGCCTTTGCAGAAGCCGTTCGGTTCTTCACCATGTTGACGATGAGTGCGGCGAAGATGCCGATGAACAGGCCGAGAACGCCGGAAAGGGCGACGATGAGGGTTTTCCTCGGCGCCACGGGCGACGTGGGAAGAATGGGCTGTTCGATGACACGGATAGGGTCGGCGGCTTCGGCGGCCGCGATCCGGGTTTCCTGAAATTTTTTCGCAAGGTTTGTATAGGCATCATTCAGGGCTTTTTCTTCTCGTTCGAGCCGCTGGATGTTCTTCCTGCTCTCCACGAGAAGAGCCTGCTTTTCGTTGAATTCTTTTTCCGTTGCTTTAAGATACTGCTCCAGGTCAGCTATAGAGGACTTGAGGGATGCAATTTCCGCCTCGGATTCGACGACCTTGCTTTTAAGATTGGTAAAAACCGGATTGAACACTTCATCCTGAATTCTCAAAGATTCTGGCGATGAAAACCCTTCCGTCTCACTTCTGTTTGAGAGAAAACTCCACAATGTCTCATTTGCAGGCAATCTGTTGATCAAAAGTTTTTGAGGCTCTTGACCAAGCATGTCTTTCCGAATTTTGACTTCCGCTTCAAGTCCCACCAGGGTGCGTGTTTTCACGGAGAATTCTTCCAGGAATTTGCTGTGAAGGGATTTGAGGGTATCAAGCTTTTTTTCCAGAAACTCTACCGGATTAGATTTGCGGTACTCTGCAAGGGAATCCTCCACCGATTTCAGATCCCTTTTCACGATTTCGAAGTTTTCACTCACATATTCGAAGGATTGGGTTCCCCTCGTGGAGAAAAGCTGGGCATTCCTTCGAGTGAAGTGGGTGATCCACGAAGAAAGGAAAGATGTCAGGGCAGCGGGATCTCCTCCCTTGAGGGATACGGAAAGCGTAAAGGGCAACTTGCCGGTGGTGTCCTTTTCAGATGCCTTGTTGACACTGACGGACATATTTTTCTGAGCAGTGGCCGCATTAGGCTTTTCGATCCCTGAATAGACTTCCGCAATGACGTCGTTCAGCAGATCCTGGGCGAGGGCGAGATCCTTGTAGATTTCGGAAGAAAACATCTGGCCGCCGGAATTTTTATCTTCGGTCAGTTCTCTAGAAATCGGGGGAAGGATGAGCAGCGTCGTCTTTGCCTCGTAGGTTTTCGGCGTCAGCAGGGCAAAGGTTGTGCCTGCGGCAATGAAGAGCACCACGCAGATCAAGATGACCCATTTCTGTTTCCATAGTGCCATAAAAAGATCCATCAGGTCGATTTCATCGTCGTCCCCGCAGGGAATCCGGGGATCGGCAGGCTGCTGGTTTTCGGTCATGGGAATGGAGTTCCTCCTTGATACGTTTTTGGGATTATATACGGAAAAATTATAGCATCATATCCGTCTTAAGGGACTTTTGTTCGTTCGGTTCTTCAAGTTTTCGCTTCTTCAAAGAATCCG
Proteins encoded in this region:
- a CDS encoding GNVR domain-containing protein, whose product is MTENQQPADPRIPCGDDDEIDLMDLFMALWKQKWVILICVVLFIAAGTTFALLTPKTYEAKTTLLILPPISRELTEDKNSGGQMFSSEIYKDLALAQDLLNDVIAEVYSGIEKPNAATAQKNMSVSVNKASEKDTTGKLPFTLSVSLKGGDPAALTSFLSSWITHFTRRNAQLFSTRGTQSFEYVSENFEIVKRDLKSVEDSLAEYRKSNPVEFLEKKLDTLKSLHSKFLEEFSVKTRTLVGLEAEVKIRKDMLGQEPQKLLINRLPANETLWSFLSNRSETEGFSSPESLRIQDEVFNPVFTNLKSKVVESEAEIASLKSSIADLEQYLKATEKEFNEKQALLVESRKNIQRLEREEKALNDAYTNLAKKFQETRIAAAEAADPIRVIEQPILPTSPVAPRKTLIVALSGVLGLFIGIFAALIVNMVKNRTASAKAK
- a CDS encoding nucleoside-diphosphate sugar epimerase/dehydratase — encoded protein: MLTKPGPRKTLLIKFAIDLALAAAASWGAFALRLDLPIPKLYQRSEVFYILLSLAIKVALILGFGLFRQSWRSIGVRDLTRLGKAVAAFTLLSSTAAFLLSPYYRIPRSIPLIDGMLLLLSWGAARLLVRLFLEGNVRRKGRGQNKRVLVIGAGDAGTMIVREMLRHPESCLTPVGFLDDDPGKWNTTFVGYPVFGPVKRLAAVARGQSVDEILIAIPSVMGDAIRSILETARKAEIPARIIPGIWEVLSGKVSISSIRDVEVEDLLNRDPVRLDLDEIAGYITGRVVLVTGAGGSIGSEIVRQILPFEPRHIILLGRGENSLFQIEQELRNIHHVRNITTVVSDVRNRERLRRIFEAHSPRVVFHAAAHKHVPLMEENPEEAILNNVFGTQNLAELALEHAVEVFVNISTDKAVNPTSVMGASKRVAEMIVRSAAEKALPGQAFVSVRFGNVLGSRGSVIPTFKEQIRRGGPVTVTHPEMTRYFMTIPEAAQLVLQAGGMKRNGSVFVLDMGQPVKIIDLASDLIRLSGFEPGTDIDIVFSGIRPGEKLFEELLTAEEGTETSRFKKIFVARNNGLPADMPELLEELRQAAEEENGRAIREKLGKLIPHCRFCREENGK
- a CDS encoding glycosyltransferase family 4 protein produces the protein MTFFSLVFFSGLALLSCVGTKLYINYARQEAILDIPNERSSHTLPTPRGGGVIFVALFLAVILLCPFIFPREASLWLALSGGGLAVAAVGWSDDRKTLPAWKRLGVHSIAVLWALYHLGGMLSLSLGFATLPLGYIGHVLAFIGGVWMVNLYNFMDGIDGLAAGEAVLAASTGAFLTKGTPVSFALFALAASVLGFLIWNWSPAKVFMGDAGSGFLGFTFFCFALYTENTNTVPLLTWAVLVSVFAVDATLTLIMRARRRKRLSEAHRDHLYQQFIKAGFRHSSVTIIALLLGFCASLAAFFFSHYIFLLFATIYGLLGVLWLQLYRRFSSITSKEAGKES